The following proteins are encoded in a genomic region of Nicotiana sylvestris chromosome 4, ASM39365v2, whole genome shotgun sequence:
- the LOC138890080 gene encoding uncharacterized protein, with product MAIILKKLFESLHSPRSAYYPSYKRKGGPNFHKTKHGQSHCLGGNNSHTNKPGVNKGQSLNPPCLQAVIKKEIKCWYLGHISNERIERLVKENILHVLDPKDFEICVDRVKEKSEALDKFKIYKTKVEKQLGKSIKIARSDRGSEYYGKYDEFGQCTPEQNGVAERQNCTLMKMEENQGNNDADPIVPEQNIHNEALRRSQRERRSAISDDFMVYVAENLSDTGELIDPLLYSQAISSPYVDKWREAMEDEMRFMKHNSVWELVEFPDAFRVAMALVAHFDLELCKMDVIISFLNGSLLEEVYMVQTEGFKEGVKENLVCKLNKSVYGLMNVPGVAHVVKGDKLSKDQYPKNDVEKITMRDVPLQAVAGCHDTMKSNSRYNFMLAGGVVSWKSEKQSITATSTMKAEFIACLKTASHVVWMKNFLTKL from the exons ATGGCTATAATTCTCAAAAAACTGTTCGAGTCATTACATTCGCCTAGATCAGCTTATTATCCCTCTTATAAAAGAAAAGGTGGACCCAATTTTCATAAAACGAAACATGGCCAGTCTCATTGTCTAGGTGGTAATAATAGTCATACTAATAAGCCTGGTGTTAACAAAGGTCAGTCTCTTAATCCTCCTTGTCTTCAAGCTGTAATTAAGAAAGAAATCAAGTGTTG GTATCTTGGTCATATTTCTAACGAAAGAATTGAACGAttagtaaaggaaaatattttacatGTTCTTGatccaaaagattttgaaatttgtGTGGATCGTGTCAAAG aaaaatctgaagcacttgataagtttaaaatttaCAAGACTAAAGTTGAAAAACAGCTTGGGAAGTCCATTAAGATAGCGAGGTCTGACCGTGGTAGTGAGTACTATGGAAAATATGATGAGTTTGGTCAAT GTACTCCTGAGCAGAATGGTGTTGCTGAAAGACAAAATTGTACTCTCATGAAGATG GAGGAGAATCAAGGGAACAATGACGCAGATCCCATAGTTCCTGAGCAAAATATACACAATGAAGCACTCCGCAGGTCACAAAGAGAAAGAAGGTCTGCCATCTCTGATGATTTTATGGTATATGTGGCTGAAAATCTTAGTGATACTGGAGAGTTAATTGACCCTTTATTGTATTCTCAAGCTATTTCCTCTCCATATGTTGATAAATGGCGTGAGGCAATGGAAGATGAAATGCGCTTCATGAAACACAATAGCGTATGGGAATTAGTTGAATTTCCA GATGCATTTAGAGTCGCGATGGCTCTTGTGGCTCATTTTGATTTAGAGTTATGCAAAATGGATGTTATAATTTCTTTCCTGAATGGGAGTCTGCTTGAAGAAGTTTACATGGTTCAAACTGAAGGCTTTAAAGaaggtgttaaagaaaatctagTGTGCAAGCTTAACAAATCTGTATATGGGCTTATGAATGT GCCTGGTGTTGCACATGTTGTAAAAGGGGACAAACTTAGCAAGGATCAATATCCGAAAAATGATGTTGAAAAGATAACAATGAGAGATGTGCCTCTGCAAGCGGTTGCTG GTTGTCATGACACGATGAAATCAAATTCTAGGTATAATTTTATGTTGGCTGGAGGTGTTGTTTCTTGGAAAAGTGAGAAACAAAGTATCACTGCTACATCCACAATGAAAGCTGAGTTTATTGCTTGTTTAAAGACCGCTTCACATGTTGTCTGGATGAAGAATTTTCTTACTAAATTGTAA